One Streptomyces sp. NBC_00102 DNA segment encodes these proteins:
- a CDS encoding GntR family transcriptional regulator — protein MPEQAPYLRIADELRRRIAEHVWEPGDRLPSRAQIGQEYGVGENVVRRAQELLISQGLLEGRAGSGTYVAEPRERVRMVRSSAREQPDGSPFRADMKAVGRQSDWESRSDVKVPAPADIAARLGIAEGDLCVRTVYEFLANGRPVQLSTSWEPYELTVGTLVVLPEGGPHAGVGVVNRMAAIGITVGHAVEQPEPRGATAEEASLLGIQNGAYVTHIRRTYYSDQGRPVETADIVVPVAHCEIVYEIPINRQ, from the coding sequence ATGCCTGAGCAAGCGCCTTATCTCCGCATCGCCGACGAGCTGCGGCGGCGGATCGCAGAGCACGTTTGGGAGCCCGGAGACCGCCTGCCGTCCCGCGCCCAGATCGGCCAGGAGTACGGCGTGGGCGAGAACGTGGTGCGCCGGGCGCAGGAACTACTGATCTCCCAGGGACTGCTGGAGGGCCGCGCGGGATCGGGCACTTACGTGGCCGAGCCCCGGGAACGCGTGCGGATGGTTCGCTCCTCGGCGCGCGAACAGCCTGACGGTTCGCCGTTCCGGGCGGACATGAAGGCCGTGGGCAGGCAGAGCGACTGGGAGAGCCGGTCGGACGTGAAGGTCCCGGCGCCGGCGGACATCGCGGCGCGTCTCGGTATCGCCGAGGGTGATCTGTGCGTCCGGACGGTGTACGAGTTCCTGGCGAACGGCCGACCCGTGCAGCTCTCGACGAGTTGGGAGCCGTACGAACTCACGGTCGGCACACTCGTCGTCCTTCCCGAGGGAGGCCCGCACGCCGGAGTTGGCGTGGTGAACCGGATGGCCGCCATCGGCATCACCGTCGGGCACGCGGTGGAGCAGCCGGAGCCGCGCGGGGCGACCGCGGAGGAAGCGTCACTCCTCGGCATCCAGAACGGCGCGTACGTGACGCACATCCGGCGGACGTACTACAGCGACCAGGGCCGGCCCGTCGAGACGGCGGACATCGTGGTGCCGGTCGCGCACTGCGAGATCGTTTACGAGATCCCGATCAATCGTCAGTAG
- a CDS encoding cellulose binding domain-containing protein, with protein MPAPHGPGRPAATGLRPLARGAAVLAVTSALLTSLVGVAPAASPATDVADVNVQVNAQAALGRLSDTARGVNTAVWDSHMNDPEVADLMKAADVGAMRYPGGSYADIFHWETNTAPGGYVAPGTGFDSFMGTVAATGAQPILIANYGSGTPEEAAGWVRYANITKKYGAKYWEIGNEIYGNGHYGSGWEHDDHQDKSPGEYARQVRAYAAAMKAVDPTVKIGAVLTSPGEWPDGVTGEGDAGDWNNTVLPEVADVIDFVSVHWYAGGSDTTAADASAKLARLPGELREVRNQLDRYAGADSPDIGIALTEINTNTGGARLTARANGLFAADAFMTALENGVFNVDWWNTHNGVGEITTVDGETDYGDMGMLSSGACNGDVCEPAPNTPFHPYYGMKMTSELGTAGDTMVAAASSAQDVSAHAVLRRDGRLSVLLVNKNPDAARTVDLGYAGFTPASTAPEASRYAPGDSDITALAAGEASTSRVTVPAYGLLSLTLEPRAGTGPGASAAGTPGTPKLEGVSDTTASLSWTSATGAARYLVQERDGAHTHLIGETTGTSVTLRNLPPGSTHTVNLLAADASGRLSAPSSPLTFTTGVPSNAACAVTYHRDTSWGNGFVSTVTVRNLSDVPITGWTVDWDWPTGTQTVASGWNATFYQTGSHVRVTAPDGAGPLAPGGGSTASFGFVGANDGPNPDPTAFRLNGAVCSSG; from the coding sequence ATGCCAGCACCGCACGGACCCGGCCGCCCCGCCGCCACCGGCTTACGGCCCCTCGCGCGAGGCGCGGCCGTTCTGGCCGTGACCTCGGCCCTGCTGACGTCGCTGGTCGGCGTCGCGCCCGCCGCGTCACCGGCGACCGACGTCGCGGACGTGAACGTCCAGGTCAACGCCCAGGCGGCGCTCGGCCGGCTGTCCGACACGGCCCGCGGCGTCAACACCGCCGTGTGGGACTCGCACATGAACGATCCCGAGGTGGCCGACTTGATGAAGGCGGCCGATGTGGGCGCGATGCGCTACCCCGGTGGGTCGTACGCGGACATCTTTCACTGGGAGACGAACACGGCGCCCGGGGGCTATGTCGCCCCGGGTACCGGTTTCGACTCGTTCATGGGCACCGTCGCCGCCACCGGCGCGCAGCCCATCCTGATCGCCAACTACGGTTCGGGCACGCCCGAGGAGGCGGCCGGCTGGGTCAGGTACGCGAACATCACGAAGAAGTACGGTGCGAAGTACTGGGAGATCGGCAACGAGATCTACGGCAACGGCCACTACGGCAGCGGCTGGGAGCACGACGACCACCAGGACAAGAGCCCCGGCGAGTACGCCCGCCAGGTGCGCGCCTACGCCGCGGCCATGAAGGCCGTCGACCCGACCGTCAAGATCGGCGCCGTCCTCACCAGCCCTGGCGAATGGCCGGACGGCGTGACCGGCGAGGGGGATGCCGGTGACTGGAACAACACCGTGCTGCCCGAAGTGGCCGACGTCATCGATTTTGTGAGCGTCCACTGGTACGCGGGTGGATCCGACACCACGGCCGCGGACGCCTCGGCCAAGCTGGCCAGGCTGCCCGGTGAACTGCGGGAGGTGCGCAACCAGCTCGACCGGTACGCGGGCGCCGACTCACCGGACATCGGCATCGCGCTCACCGAGATCAACACCAACACCGGTGGCGCCCGGCTCACCGCCCGCGCCAACGGACTGTTCGCCGCCGACGCGTTCATGACGGCGCTGGAGAACGGCGTGTTCAACGTCGACTGGTGGAACACCCACAACGGCGTCGGCGAGATCACCACCGTCGACGGTGAGACCGACTACGGCGACATGGGGATGCTCTCCAGTGGTGCCTGCAACGGTGACGTGTGCGAGCCGGCGCCGAACACGCCGTTCCACCCCTACTACGGCATGAAGATGACCAGCGAACTGGGCACGGCGGGCGACACCATGGTCGCCGCCGCGTCCTCCGCGCAGGACGTCTCGGCACACGCGGTCCTCCGTCGCGACGGGCGGCTGAGCGTCCTGCTCGTCAACAAGAACCCGGACGCCGCCCGGACCGTCGACCTCGGTTACGCCGGCTTCACCCCGGCCTCCACCGCGCCCGAGGCCAGCCGCTACGCACCGGGCGACAGCGACATCACCGCACTCGCCGCCGGGGAGGCGTCCACCTCCCGGGTCACCGTGCCGGCGTACGGACTGCTCTCCCTCACCCTCGAACCGCGAGCCGGCACCGGCCCGGGAGCGTCGGCCGCCGGAACCCCGGGCACCCCGAAGCTGGAGGGGGTGAGCGACACCACCGCGAGCCTGTCCTGGACGAGCGCGACGGGCGCCGCCCGCTACCTGGTCCAGGAGCGCGACGGCGCGCACACCCACCTGATCGGTGAGACCACCGGCACGTCCGTGACCCTGCGGAACCTGCCCCCGGGCAGCACCCACACGGTCAACCTGCTGGCGGCCGACGCCTCGGGGCGGCTCTCCGCCCCGTCCTCTCCGCTGACCTTCACCACCGGCGTCCCGTCGAACGCGGCCTGCGCGGTGACCTACCACCGAGACACGAGCTGGGGCAACGGCTTCGTGTCCACGGTCACCGTCCGCAACCTCTCGGACGTGCCGATCACCGGCTGGACCGTCGACTGGGACTGGCCGACCGGGACCCAGACGGTTGCCTCCGGCTGGAACGCCACGTTCTACCAAACCGGCTCCCACGTGCGGGTGACCGCACCCGATGGCGCGGGACCGCTGGCCCCGGGAGGCGGCTCGACGGCCTCCTTCGGATTCGTCGGCGCCAACGACGGGCCCAACCCGGACCCGACGGCCTTCCGCCTCAACGGGGCGGTCTGCTCCAGCGGCTGA
- a CDS encoding LPXTG cell wall anchor domain-containing protein, which yields MLALSTYRSYHGTTTVWAFVVAILIGVVAAWYFRRRR from the coding sequence ATGCTGGCTCTGAGCACCTACCGGTCCTACCACGGCACAACGACGGTCTGGGCCTTCGTCGTTGCCATCCTCATCGGGGTCGTGGCGGCCTGGTACTTCCGACGTCGAAGGTAG
- a CDS encoding GntR family transcriptional regulator, with the protein MPFRHREIADDLRQQITTGLLGPGERLSSEPTLAAHYAVSTGTLRRALSVLQGEGLIDKFHGRGNFVRRPLRRFMYVGGWGTFDPWTAADASLRVTVRTATVPAHGLLAGLLDVPTGSPLAEFFCVSHEGASPLGLARIYLPFDLAPAGLRGEESPYEQTAKRFAVLSSSPAEVRETVCARPPTPDEVSALRISPAAAVLAITRSATDSAGRVVEAALLAFPGDRTDATFITHHVANERQ; encoded by the coding sequence GTGCCCTTCCGCCATCGCGAAATCGCCGACGATCTACGGCAACAGATCACCACCGGCCTTCTCGGCCCCGGCGAACGCCTCTCTTCCGAGCCGACGTTGGCCGCGCACTACGCGGTGAGCACGGGGACTCTGCGGCGTGCTCTCTCCGTGCTCCAAGGGGAGGGGCTGATCGACAAGTTCCACGGCCGAGGCAACTTCGTTCGCCGTCCTCTGCGCAGGTTCATGTACGTCGGAGGATGGGGGACGTTCGACCCGTGGACCGCTGCCGACGCCTCGCTTCGAGTCACCGTTCGCACCGCCACGGTTCCAGCACACGGACTTCTGGCCGGCCTGCTGGACGTGCCCACGGGCAGCCCCCTCGCGGAGTTTTTCTGCGTCAGCCACGAGGGAGCGTCGCCGCTCGGCCTGGCCCGGATATACCTCCCCTTCGACCTGGCTCCCGCCGGTCTCCGGGGAGAGGAGTCTCCGTACGAGCAGACGGCCAAGAGGTTCGCTGTCCTGAGTTCATCGCCGGCCGAGGTCCGCGAGACGGTCTGCGCCCGCCCTCCGACCCCGGACGAGGTCTCGGCGCTGCGGATCAGTCCAGCTGCGGCCGTCCTCGCGATCACGCGCAGCGCCACCGACTCCGCGGGCCGCGTCGTGGAAGCCGCACTTCTGGCCTTCCCGGGAGACCGCACCGACGCAACCTTCATCACCCACCACGTCGCCAATGAGAGGCAGTAG